Within Hydra vulgaris chromosome 02, alternate assembly HydraT2T_AEP, the genomic segment AAAGGAATGCTACTTTGAAATCTCATGATAAATTTTCTGATGAAATCaatcaaaacttaaatttatcaaacataaataaaatacagaacaacaacaatttttataggtaagagtaaatttattttatgtccaattatgaaactatttttaaggCTAActattttgagattttaaaattatttataaactttaatcaTTTCTTGAAATTCTGAAGCAACTGtagctatttataaaaaactttctttttttataacttttttacaacCAGTTGTATGATTCCACCTTTTGAAACttggtcaaataaaaaaataaaacaagactCTCTTCCATTACTTCATATTGCTGCATCAGAAGGAAATCTGGATCTTTTAAACACGCTTCATAATATAGGAGTTGATATTAATGAACTTGACGATTCTGGGTGGCCCGCTTTACATTATGCCGTTTGTTCTGGGAACTTTGAAGCAGCACAAATGTTAATTGAGTATGGAGCCTCAATAAAGGATTATTCTCTGAAGGTGACAAACAGCTACTGTGCTACTGTTCGAAACTGCATCCAGACTGCGCATATAGAAATGACACTTTAGtaaataactactttttttaaaaggaaataatAGCTGctttttcaaattgaaaagAATTATGTAACTCTTtagtttatttcatttatttttttagtttacgacatttttattttatgcatgttttgtttagtttgtaaatatttaattaataaatttgtcaataatcttttttcaatAGGTTCTCACAGCAGAGTttcattaaatacttttaaggTATTAAACAAATGAATGTAGTCTTATGCACGACTAACATGAtcttgttaatataaattagatatCGATCTtgtataatatacaaaatatcgATTTTATCTTTCGTTTTAAAACTCGTTTagtcaacataatttttattaattgacagtttaaatttaaattttagtttttctcaAGCTCCATTTAATTGTTAGTTGGGTggctcaaaaatattttaacataaagtatGAAGTAAAAGCGGAACGTAAATACAAATAGAATATTTTCCTGCCGAGTAACTGTTTTAGAGTGTTAGCTAATCTCCAATGTTTACTGCACCTGTTATGAATTTTGCAGAAccttcttttaaaactttataggGCACATGGGTTCCCCACAAAACAGATAAGTAAATGCGGTTTCTTTGACTAGTTTGCTTGGGAAATGATTTTAGCAGGAATATAATAAATTAGATAATCTACGTCAGATACACAGATTACAGTGATATGTTcaacattataaatttttttctttttaatacaaGTCAAGTGCTGTCCTAAgactttatttttcaacaaaaaaaaattgccgcTTTTTCacatatgttataatatttaaataatagtacATACATAGAATTTGGTATACATACaccatatatacataaaaaagtcCTCCCAgtttcaaatttcaaagtttcAAAAGTATAACCTGCCCGcatattgaaaactttatttatgtttttttaacttgtgtTAATAAATAACCATaacgttttaataaataacCATAAGCtttacgaaaaaaattaaaaaattgcccATTATCGgattttatatcattatatgAATTATCTAAATGAATAATTCTTAACCTACCATACTTCCCAAGAGAATTATTAAGAAAGGATAAAGTTAGGAAAacaaaattctataaaataaatgtttaatgaaTATAGCAGTTGAATAAAATATCGGCCATTGTATTTTCATTTAGTAAACTTTTCGCCTTCTAATATTAACTGATAGTAATTAACATTAAGTCAGTGGTCGGCACCATATTTCCAAAGGGGCCCACTTACAAAATTCTTGTTTTAGTTGCGGCCCACAGCAATAAGAGAGTCACAGATAAATAGGTTATATTACCTATATAACAGAATAGTATAATAATGTGACACTTATAGTGAAATAGAAATTGTATCAATACAATAATTAGAAAAGAAGAAcataaacacaattaaaaatttggtGAGTATTTTGTTGTTGCAGCTAGCACAAGGTCATTCAAATGAGTTTCAGTCAGTCTTGttctgtaaacattttttattattttcatggCTGAGAATGTTTGTTCGCATTGGTAACTAGTGCCATACATACAGATAAGTctatttgcatgttttttaaGAACTGGAAAACGTTCCTTCATGACAGCATGccagaaaataattaaattttcaccAAAAGTGccatcttcatctttttttggTGCCTTTCTTCTCAACTCGTCGTCACATTGAAAGTTAATTAGTTCATCCTTTGCTTTTAAAGTATCAGCTTCTTCAAAGTCCTTTAGAATACTAATATCATTCATATCAAAGTCAAATGGATAACACAAAAAAACCATATGCTTTTTTAAGTCTTCAAATTCATTAAATCTGTTTTCAAATTGATCATGCAGAGCAGTCACTATTAATGAAAATGACGATAACATTCCCCTTGATGGTTGACATTCATTTAAAGTAGGAAAATGAGTACAACTACCAGATGCAAATTGAGTTTTGTACAAATTAAGTTTTGTCTTCATCACAGTGATGTGGTTGATCAAATCACAAACCAGCACACGGCGGCCTTGTAATCTCTTATTCAGAACATTGAATTGTGCTGTGATGTCGCAAAGGAAAGCCAGTTTACACTTAAACTCTTTAATAGACATTgtaatgaatgaaaatttttgAGTTACCATGAACTGCAGTACACTTGGCAAACACTCCCAAAATCTGTTAAGAATATTTCCTCTTGATAGCCACCAAACCTGCAAAAAATAGACAAACATCTATTTTTGATTGTAAtggtaaattatttattttttgtctatatACCTCTGAATGAAGAAGAAGATCGCCATGTTCATCTTCATTTTGTTCCATTAGCGCACGAAATTGACGCCGTTTGAGTGCATTGGAACGTATatgattgattgtttttactaCAGCTGTCATTACATCATCAATTGTCGCATCTTTAGGGCACAGTGCTTCATGGTGTATCACACAGTGATATGACATAAATTTGTTAGGAAACTCACCACTATTTCTCAGCAAAGTAACAACTCCTCGAATTCTTCCAATCATAGCAGGAGCGCCATCTGTAACAACTGAAGATATTTTTTGAAGAGGCACTttcctattttttaatattttgaacaaTTTGTCATAAATATCTTGTCCAGTTGTAGTTGTTTCCAGTGGTTCAATTCCAAGCagttctttaaataaacaacaattcgTAGTGATAAAACCTGCATAAACACAGAGTTGTGCTTTACCGACAAGGTAAGTAGACTCATCGAGAGCGATACTCACAAATTCAGCTTCTGACAGATTGTTTGACAATTGTTCATAAACATTAACAACCATTTTCTCAATTTTTCGAGTAACTGTACGCGCGGACAAGTGCATACTTTGAAATTtgtcatgaatttttttatcatttggggaaaaaaattttgatgctTCAATCATGCATTCTTTGATTATTTCACCATCAGTAAATGGTTTCAGTTTTTTTGCTAATATCCATGACACCATATTAGAGGCACCAGTTTCACAATCAACACTGCTAGACATTtgttgaaacaaatttttctgtttttttaaacagcttTTCAATGAgtcgtattttatttttctggttGTTGAATCAAGAGGATATTTAGTACTGTACAATTCATGTTTTGATACGAAATGACGTTCAAGCTTGGTTCCTTTCAGTTCACTAACAGTCTCATTACATATTAAACATAGAGCATTACTTGGTCCCTCAGAGAAGAAATAAATCAGCTCCCATTTTTCATTCCACTGACGTGCATATTTACGCTTCGCTTCATGTTTACCTGGCATATCTTTGCAAGTTAATGTGTGTATTTATTAGAGTTGCAACTTCTGAGTAAAGCATCCAAACTCGATAACCGGTTACTCGATAACTGGTTATACTCGAGTAATTTTTGGTTATTCAATTTCCAAATATTGCGTCTTAAAAAACCggttatttaaaacattaaagatTAGCCGactatttcttttataatacttatttcgtaaaaaatctaaacaatatagtatttttattcaaGAAAAGTACGAAAAACATTCTAAAGACGATAACTTTTAACACTGGTATATTTGATATGAAATAGTTTTTACAgcgttaaattaattaaattgttgtttGAGTTACTTCATCTGAACAAATTTGAATGTTCTAACTATTTTTGACGTGCTTTtcgaatgtttttatttttgtagagtAATTTTTTAGCATGATTTAACTTTTAAGTATAAGGATCTTATTTGAAATCTTAAAGTGCTACAGTGTTAGagtacattaaaattatttttttactatatctAAAATGACAAGATCTGGTGTTAGGGAGTATTTTATAAGGaggctttataatttttacagcCTGGAAAACAACTAAAAGGCCCACAACTGCACTACTTTGTATATTATGCAGTTAGGTGGCTTGGGACCCACAACTTATGTAGCAATTGGGCCGCGGCCCACAATTTGCCAACCTCTGCATTAAGTAAAGCAACAAAGTTtggtaaattttattgattttgttttcatataacattatttCCCATTAAATATATCTGATGTATTAAACTCTAAATAATAATCTGTTTGCTTTaggaaaaaaaaggaaaacaataaTCCGACGATAAAATTGATGATAATCCGATACACTTGATTAATGGGATAGcgtaaatttttctttgtttccaAAGTCACCCAGATCAGGCTAAGATGTCCGTTAAACGTCTTTACGACGTCTTAGTTTCAAAAACCATAGAACATGCAAAGAACATTCTGTGTCCATTAGGAATGCTTGAATATAAATGTACAAATAAACTATTGTTAAGTagtcaaacaaataaaatccattaattttgtaaaacttttgaatAGAGTGTAACTAAACGATTATTTtgtacataatttttatttatttaatcaaataatgaCATGAATCAAAAATAGTAATGGCTCAAAGTTATTAACACAAATTATGGTAAATATTctgccaaattttttttccttatgaGCATCAGCGTCTCAAAATTTAAGTTGAAAACAAATTCTATTCAGAGTTTTTCTTCTCTAGTACTTAAAAGccatttactaaatttatattaatcgagaaaattttaaatttcatacgGTAATTTCTTAAcgttcaaaaacttttaaaatttgtagccccctcaaattgagagGGCTAAATATGATCATAATTTTTAGAGAACTTAATatgatcataatttttgaacgcgaAGAGATTATTgtgtgaaattaaaaatttatcgatgaTTCATCGGATGAatacaaatttagttaaaaatagtagaaatatattatattaacttgTTGTTTGACGTTTGTGGCAGGTGTAGctaaattttagggcttttttgttcccaggttccaatatttgtgtgtgtgtgtgtgcgtgtgtgcgtgtgtgtgtgtgtgtgtgtgtgtgtgtgtgtgtgtgtgtgtgtgtatacatatatatatatatatatatatatatatatatatatatatatatgtgtgtgtgtgtgtgtgtgtgtgtgtgagagtgtttgtgtgtgtgtgtgtgtgagtttgtatgtgtgtgtttgaaatatacaaaacaaacaGCAATATTACCACCTAATATTAATCTATTTAACATAGAAAAGTGTTAAGAATGAAAATAATGTAGTTTAggattccttttttttttaattttttttgttgttgtcccaagaagaccttacggtcttgtcacagagcataacggaagagcatttaaagaGGAAAATATACCCAGACCTCGTTTTGAACCCAGGATCtcttgcttctaaagcaagcgcttTAGAAGCAAGAGATTCCGATAGATAACCAATGCGCAACGGCGTATTCTGTTCTAAtctataaaataactaatagtATTTTTCGATTTAcagaaacattaaaaacttttttatatttcatatatgaGCAAGTAAAAGGCAAAATAGTCTAAGTTTAAAAACAGACTTCTGAGATAAATGAGACTTTTGCGATATATTTTGCcgcaaatattttgttgttattaatatatatatacttttttgtagttgtaatgtattttttagttcattttcaatgcaatattaaaaagtagATATCTACCACTTTGTCTAACAAGGGCACTTAGATTACTTATACTCAAGCACAATGAACTGCGATCATTCGGCTTTATAATCGAATGAATTAGTTTACTTTACCTGAAAGTGAACGGGTGAAAGTGAACATAGCTactctttttaaactttgacctccagataaaaaaaattgactaagATCACTTTGTCTTTGACCcgccaatttataaaaaaaatatttattatatgttttaataaaatgtatatttctattaaaaaacatagcGACTTGTAAAACAtgcaaacaaattatttcttGAAAATTCTGTAAATAGCCATGGCAACTATAGAGAGCTCTATATTGAAAATGAACCTTGCTAttgtaaattatgtaataataaaatgttcaaaataaaaaaaaaagttttgaggaTTCAAAAAGGAATATAATAGTCCTTCTAAATAATGGTAAACAATGACTTTAacactaaaaaagaaaagtttatcaagtatttttcattttcaaaaaaataacgatGAAAAACAGAGTTTcggaaaatttcaaaatgcagCTGatgttaaatcaaataaaagtttattacttGTAAGTCCTAAAAAAGTACGCTCTCAACCAACTTCTCCTTCTGTGTTAATGCGAGGTACTAAAGAGATTGAGGCAACGACGCCAGACAAACTATTAAATATCGGCCATATGTTTAAGATCGCATTACGTTCACGAAGCAAAAATAACTTAACGGACGCTAAAGGGAGCCCGTTCGAAGATTTATGTAATGAAAAGAAATCAAAATGGGAAAAGATAAGCAAAAAATTAGGTAGTCGGGAATCTATTGATAGCATTGAAAATCAAAGCAACCAGTCATTAAGAAATGAAAGATCTTTGTCTGTTGGGAGCACAGGTCTTTCAAAACGACGATTAGGAGTGGATGCAAACTGTAGATCAAATTCTCTTTGTATTGACTTATTTAAAAGCAgttcttttaaagaaacaaaatcttCAAATACAATTATATCAACCTTCactaaaaaaggtaaaaaaataaataaatctgctttcaaacttttttcaaaaaaatcagttaacGGTTAATTCTAACTTCAATCTCAATCATTTCCGCTAAGGAAACAAACTTTTGTTAATAaggaaacaactttttattataactcgtttattaaactattttttagtaaaataatttaaataagtaatttaatcAAACCAATTTTTATTCACTAGACATTCAAATACATTTAGTCTGGTCAAAGTTCAACCAACAAGAGTACATTTCTTCCGGTCCACTTTTGCATATTGCTGCTTCAAACGGAAATATGGAACTTTTGAAAACATTAAGCGACGTTGGCGTTGATCTAAACGAACACAATTCTGCTGGATGGCCAGCATTACACTATGCAATATGCTCGGGAAATTTTGAAGCTGCTCATTTTCTGATTAACAAAGGAGCATCCATAATTCCATATTCAAACAGAGtaattaatactttaaatttagataaattatcaaattaaataaaaagacaaactattaatttaaagtcattttaagtttttgttcaAAACTTATCAAACTAGTAGAGTTGAACCTGTCATATCGAAAAGGTcgtttattaaaacattatatttattgaagctatatatatatatatatatatatatatatatatatatatatatatatatatatatatatatatatatatatatatatatatatatatatatatatatatactcttgcatggtcgtctttaagtttttaccataaaatgtcaattttaggtttttttgaattttaaagactggaaaaattgttgtttttttttacttatttgataGATTGCCTACCCCCAACCAAACTCTCCGTCGATggagcagcactccgttgcgagtcaggctgttTGTCAGTTGATTgagcagcactcctttgcgagtcaggctataagatagtcgatgtagcaacactcagcgcatgttttacaaataaaaaataaaaatataataacaacattcagaacttttatttttaaaacaaaattaaaacatccagaaaacattcagaatgtttttaaaaacattctagtcttttaacttttatttttgtggtTTAATTACTTCCCAAAAATAGGAAAAATAGTGCTAGCCACAGACAGGGACGGATACTCAGGATCCGCCCCTGTCTGTGACTAGCACTATTTTTTGCCAttcaaacactttttatttgaatttaaattcaCATGtgaatacaaatatttatttaaaatttcgttTACTTTTTGCATGTTTGGATGTTACACATTGCGCcatcaaaattttaatgaaggATCTTTAGATTTAAGACTTAGATGTaagttttttacatatattgctACCGAGATCAGTAACAGGTTTAAATGCAACTAACCTGTTACTGACCTCGGTAGTAATAATTGTTTAAGGGGTAATAAGATGACGCATGGAATAACATGCCCAACCCCTGTTAAttttagagaaatttttttaataaatctatttaaatatattactaacaattttaatactttttaatatatgttgtatattattagaatactaaaataaactttttttttaaatttcatgaaGTTTGTAATAAAACTGTCAAGAAAATGACAagaaaatttgatgaaaatctTTAACTTacctttttaagtttaagtcaTAGATGAAATAAATTGCAGTAAATAAGTAGTGTGTGTGTCtgtctatatacatatatatatatatatatatatatatatatatatatatatatatatatatatatatatatatatatatatatatatatatatatatatatatatatatatatatatatatatatatatatatatatatatatatatacatatatatatatattgctgttgtatgatttagtattaaaaatactaaactctTGATTGTTGTAAAGTgctcaatatttaagaaaatatatattttttcaaaaacagagcattttataattaaattttagaaaaaacaacttttaacgGAACTTAACCTTCATGCTAttggcaatcatcagccatgaagTACCCAAGGTACATAATGAAGTACATAAGGTACTTCaaggctgatgattgccgataggcatgaaactttaagttccattaaaagttgttttttctaaaatttaattatatatatatatatatatatatatatatatatatatatatatatatatatatatatatatatatatatatatatatatatatatatatatatatatatatatatatatatatatatactttttaattgatttccGTTCTAATTTCGTGTCAACCCAActgtttgtaattattttattaatatacatGTTAGTCTGACAGCTTGCCATAAACGGTTggataaaattgtttatgatGATCAGCTTAGTCACATTTAAagccttttaaaatattttgataagacctaaaagtatatatacatagtaatGGGTAAGAAAAGCAGTAAGCAAATACTTACTGGTATAAAGGATGACTCAACGATTATTAATGGAGAAATAGCCAGAAGATTAAAAACTCAAGAGAACTACGTCAGGTATACtctaaagacatttaaaacaacaCGTGGCATCCAATATCATGCAGGATcattaaggttaaaaaaaactactaagcgtgaaaatagttttatattttgtcaacTAAAAGCTAATCTGAGCTTAAGTTATCGTGAACTCACCGATGCATTTTACGAAAACCGCGAAAAACGTATTATGTCAAATACAGttagaaacattttactaaGGAAAAAAATTGGTGTTTATGCAGCAGTTAGAAAATTTATGTTGACGGCCAGAGATCGGCTCACTAAAGTAGTGTAAGAAGAGAATTGGGTGATCTTTGGAGAAATGGAAGTAAGTAATTTTTAGTGATGAAAGTAACTTTGAAGTAATGAATAGAAAAAGCAAAGTTCTTGttaatataaattgaaatattatttatatattatttaatattatataatgatttaaatatttaaattgaaaaatataatggCTTTGCTGTACCGAGGTTGCAAAGTAGCGGCGGGAGTGTTGGTATTTGTGAGAGCTTTAATACTAACAAGGTAAGTGTGTGTAACATTTATACAGGTTGAACCAATCAACATGAATATATAGTATGTTTAGAGACGCTAAAAAACTGCATGGTTCTATCAATGGACATGCTTATTGATCGTAACGAATGATGGCAATTTCAACAAGATTTGGTGCTTGCCCACACAGTTTGTACAATAAAGGCATGGATGAAagaagatttatatatatagtagtattataaataaagtagattTAGACCCTGGCCAGCTTAATCATCAGATTTAAATCAAATTGAATCTGTTTTTGCCGGGATAGACAAAGAATTAACCAATGTGAAAGTACGATCCATAAATAGCCTAAAACACGAATTAGATGCCATTTAGAGAAATGTTCcgaaaacaaaatttgaaacaatCTTGTAAAATCAATGCAAAAAGGTTTACTGCTTGCAAAAAAGCTCGTAGGGTATATTTTAGATACGAGcttatatgttatttttgttgctttaattttttatatattgcagttattattattattattattatttttgttatgtttggtaacgtttttatataaattttatgttagtATGCCATCAAAATGcaagatttgtttaaaaaaagatttttttcgcaaataaataaaaaatttgttctgCCATGGCCTACTTAAAGTATACGGCCTAATATTCCGCATTTTTGCCGAAAAAATAGAAggccattaaaaaaataaaaacgctttaaaatcaaaacaaacaaaccattaagaaacatttttattcttgCAACTACTTTTTGttcagcaagaaaaaaattattttctaacaGAAATTAGGGGAGAGTGGTACTA encodes:
- the LOC136075802 gene encoding uncharacterized protein LOC136075802; the encoded protein is MSKINDFKKNSEANSRKYSYDSRTPEAERRISLSESFKSAMFRRTGLQEERKTSHDENNNEKRVRKDSIKRLKKEKKLASVENNICTNSCKNLLPVNCVEVKPKRNATLKSHDKFSDEINQNLNLSNINKIQNNNNFYSCMIPPFETWSNKKIKQDSLPLLHIAASEGNLDLLNTLHNIGVDINELDDSGWPALHYAVCSGNFEAAQMLIEYGASIKDYSLKVTNSYCATVRNCIQTAHIEMTL
- the LOC136075803 gene encoding general transcription factor II-I repeat domain-containing protein 2A-like, whose protein sequence is MPGKHEAKRKYARQWNEKWELIYFFSEGPSNALCLICNETVSELKGTKLERHFVSKHELYSTKYPLDSTTRKIKYDSLKSCLKKQKNLFQQMSSSVDCETGASNMVSWILAKKLKPFTDGEIIKECMIEASKFFSPNDKKIHDKFQSMHLSARTVTRKIEKMVVNVYEQLSNNLSEAEFVSIALDESTYLVGKAQLCVYAGFITTNCCLFKELLGIEPLETTTTGQDIYDKLFKILKNRKVPLQKISSVVTDGAPAMIGRIRGVVTLLRNSGEFPNKFMSYHCVIHHEALCPKDATIDDVMTAVVKTINHIRSNALKRRQFRALMEQNEDEHGDLLLHSEVWWLSRGNILNRFWECLPSVLQFMVTQKFSFITMSIKEFKCKLAFLCDITAQFNVLNKRLQGRRVLVCDLINHITVMKTKLNLYKTQFASGSCTHFPTLNECQPSRGMLSSFSLIVTALHDQFENRFNEFEDLKKHMVFLCYPFDFDMNDISILKDFEEADTLKAKDELINFQCDDELRRKAPKKDEDGTFGENLIIFWHAVMKERFPVLKKHANRLICMYGTSYQCEQTFSAMKIIKNVYRTRLTETHLNDLVLAATTKYSPNF